A stretch of DNA from Pseudonocardia hierapolitana:
GGGGTGGCCGCGCTCGTGGTGAGCCGCGGCGGCGTTCCCGACCCGCAGCGTCCGGGAGGGCTCACCATGGCGCCGGACGAGGTGGAGCGCGCACTCGTCGAGTCGGCGCACGAGACCGGCTGCCCGGTCGCCGCGCCGCCGACGGCGCCCTGCGAGGGCTCGCCCGCCTTCAACGGGTACTACGGCAACGGCATCGTGGACGCGGTGGCCGCGCTCGACCGGGCGGCCCGCTAGCGAGACTTCCGGATCGGAGGCCCTCCTCGCCTGCGCCTGCTAGCCCGCGGCCGGCAGGGGCACGATCTGCCGCACCACCGACGACGCCATGCGCAGCGACCCGATCCCGGTGGGGTGGAACGGGTACGGGTCGGCCATGCCCTGCAGGTCCGGCCCCAGTCCGTCCCCGTCCTTCATGCCCGGCCCCTTCTCGCACAGCATGGCGAGCCGGGGGTCGGCCACGGCGAACCCGTACTTCTGGGCCCCAGCCGTGAGGACGTCGTTGAGCTGCTTGTTCCGGTCGTTCAGCAGCTCGATCTTGACCGGGTCCAGACCGGGGTAGCCCTCGGCCCGGGTGTCGGCGCAGTCGGCGTCGGGCGGGAAGGCGCCGTACGAGGTCATGATGATCACCTGGGGCCTGCCGGGCAGCTCGTTGAGGTCGATCAGCAGGTCGCCGTACACGCGGTCGAACGCGGCGAGGCGGTAGTCGAACTCGCCCTGCGTGAGGCGGTCCGAGCAGTCGGGGACGCCGTAGCAGTAGCGCAGGAAGTCGATCCAGCCCACGTCGTTGGGGCCGATCGCGACGACGACGAACCGCAGGTCCTGCACCTGCTTGAGCACGCCGACCTGGGCGGGCACCGAGCGCCCTCCCGCGTCCTGCGGCCCGCGCAGCCCGCTGGTGATCGTGGCGCTCGGGCAGGACAGGTTCAGCACCCTCGCCGGGAGGAGGTGGCCGATCTCGGCGGCGAGGGAGTCGGTGCTGCGCTGGCAGGCCACGTCGTCGGGCGTGCCGTCGGGGACGGGTGGGCCGCCGAGGCGGACCGCGCGCGAGTCGCCGATGACGGCGCCGTCGAAGCCGGTGATCTGGGGGCCCACGGGGTCGGGGGTGAGGTGGTAGGCGCCGACGAGCTGGGCCAGCGAGGTGACGCCCCGCAGGCCCTGCAGGGAACCGGTGACCGCGAGCGCCCCGGAGGCCAGCCACGCGAACACCGCCGTGACCAGGGCGATGACGGTCATCCGGCGGGCGGCGCGCACGCAGTAGGAGAAGATCTCGTGCAGCGGTGCGTGCTCGCCGCCGCTCGCGCGGGCCTGGCGCCGCAGCACGACAAGGGTGCGGATGCCGGCGGCTCCTCCTGCGGCGGCGAGGGTGAACGCGAGCAG
This window harbors:
- a CDS encoding GDSL-type esterase/lipase family protein yields the protein MLVLFCLCAGIPVTVALTPAQDLVVFGQHISVGARPPDLSIAGPARLVQVGNTALDIDQMHVYGPLRPELTMGPVQRNAAAAAVFDPVAGPQAQDEAISAVTRGFLTWYVLGGLGLLAFTLAAAGGAAGIRTLVVLRRQARASGGEHAPLHEIFSYCVRAARRMTVIALVTAVFAWLASGALAVTGSLQGLRGVTSLAQLVGAYHLTPDPVGPQITGFDGAVIGDSRAVRLGGPPVPDGTPDDVACQRSTDSLAAEIGHLLPARVLNLSCPSATITSGLRGPQDAGGRSVPAQVGVLKQVQDLRFVVVAIGPNDVGWIDFLRYCYGVPDCSDRLTQGEFDYRLAAFDRVYGDLLIDLNELPGRPQVIIMTSYGAFPPDADCADTRAEGYPGLDPVKIELLNDRNKQLNDVLTAGAQKYGFAVADPRLAMLCEKGPGMKDGDGLGPDLQGMADPYPFHPTGIGSLRMASSVVRQIVPLPAAG